A genomic region of Trifolium pratense cultivar HEN17-A07 linkage group LG3, ARS_RC_1.1, whole genome shotgun sequence contains the following coding sequences:
- the LOC123913407 gene encoding transcription elongation factor TFIIS — translation MEKEREKELVELYETAKKAADASSSTDSSPSEETRCLDALEQLKKFPVNYKILVNTQVGKHLKSLTKHPRQKIRAFAIELIEIWKGIIIKETSKNKDGASDSKAESTNGESAKAGKLQKSPSVKVQKGESVKVEKTNGNGTSKLSSGNVKVQNTDVKIEKTDRTSSIKAEKIAKEEKPVSVAKKNSSSAVAPPKLKTMIKSNDSARDRIRELLRDALSKVFQEADEDMMDEVNASDPIRAAVTVESVLFEKWGPSNGAQKVKYRSLIFNLKDQKNPDFRRKVLLGVVEPQRLVNMTSAEMASEQRKQENEKIEQKALFECERGQQPKATTDQFKCGRCGKRQTTYYQMQTRSADEPMTTYVTCVACNNRWKFC, via the exons ATGGAGaaggaaagagagaaagagtTGGTTGAATTGTATGAAACCGCGAAAAAAGCTGCCGATGCGTCTTCCTCCACCGATAGCAGCCCAAGCGAAGAAACCCGATGCCTTGATGCTCTCGAACAGCTCAAGAAATTTCCGGTCAATTATAAAATTCTCGTCAATACTcag GTGGGAAAACATCTTAAAAGTCTCACCAAGCACCCTAGACAGAAAATTCGGGCTTTTGCCATTGAACTAATTGAGATATGGAAAGGCATAATTATCAAGGAAACAAGTAAAAATAAGGACGGGGCCTCTGATTCTAAGGCCGAGTCAACGAATGGGGAGAGCGCCAAAGCTGGGAAATTGCAAAAGAGTCCTTCGGTGAAGGTTCAGAAAGGAGAAAGTGTCAAGGTTGAGAAAACTAATGGGAATGGTACATCAAAGCTGAGCTCTGGAAATGTAAAGGTACAAAATACGGATGTCAAAATTGAGAAAACTGATCGTACCTCAAGCATCAAGGCGGAAAAGATAGCAAAGGAGGAAAAACCAGTTTCTGTGGCCAAGAAAAATTCATCCAGCGCTGTTGCACCACCAAAGCTGAAGACTATGATCAAATCAAATGATTCAGCGCGAGACAGAATAAGGGAACTTCTCCGAGATGCTTTATCTAAGGTCTTTCAAGAGGCAGATGAAGATATGATGGATGAAGTTAATGCATCTGACCCTATTCGTGCTGCAGTGACAGTAGAGTCTGTGTTATTTGAAAAGTGGGGTCCTTCAAATGGAGCCCAAAAGGTCAAGTATAGGTCCTTAATATTTAATCTGAAGGATCAGAAGAATCCAGATTTCCGAAGAAAAGTTCTGCTCGGTGTTGTGGAGCCACAGCGGCTGGTCAACATGACCTCAGCAGAAATGGCTAGTGAGCAAAGGAAGCAGGAGAATGAGAAAATCGAGCAGAAGGCTTTGTTTGAATGTGAACGTGGACAACAACCAAAAGCTACTACTGATCAATTTAAGTGTGGTCGGTGCGGTAAAAGGCAAACCACCTATTACCAAATGCAGACTCGCAGTGCTGATGAACCTATGACAACCTATGTCACTTGTGTTGCCTGCAACAACCGTTGGAAGTTTTGTTAG